From Myxococcales bacterium, the proteins below share one genomic window:
- the larE gene encoding ATP-dependent sacrificial sulfur transferase LarE — protein MSRIPSDPAFDRLVATFDDVPSVLVCYSGGTDSALVLAVAHALRGSNAVGMTAVSPSLAPSERDDAITLAREIGARHELVASSEIDDERYAQNGADRCFHCKSELYRVAEKKQAEWGLAAIMNGTNTDDLGDYRPGLEAAKNAGVRSPFVEAGLGKAEVRRLAALMGLRVWDKPAAACLSSRLPYGTRVTRERLEQIATFEASLRALGLRQVRVRWHGLPDDRGAFARVEVEKSELAAAFEQREAIVEAGKRAGFVYVTLDLEGYRVGSHNAVLAGRSLRVLA, from the coding sequence GTGAGCCGAATTCCGTCCGATCCCGCCTTCGATCGCCTCGTCGCGACCTTCGACGACGTGCCGTCCGTGCTCGTCTGTTACTCGGGCGGCACGGACAGCGCGCTCGTGCTCGCCGTGGCGCACGCCCTGCGCGGCTCGAACGCCGTGGGGATGACCGCCGTGAGCCCGAGCCTCGCCCCCTCGGAGCGCGACGACGCGATCACCCTCGCGCGCGAGATCGGCGCCCGCCACGAGCTCGTCGCGTCGAGCGAGATCGACGACGAGCGCTACGCCCAGAACGGCGCCGATCGCTGCTTCCACTGCAAGAGCGAGCTCTATCGCGTCGCGGAGAAGAAGCAGGCCGAGTGGGGCCTCGCGGCGATCATGAACGGCACGAACACGGACGATCTCGGCGACTATCGCCCAGGCCTCGAGGCCGCGAAGAACGCGGGGGTGCGGAGCCCCTTCGTGGAGGCCGGGCTCGGCAAGGCGGAGGTCCGCAGGCTCGCCGCGCTGATGGGCCTCCGGGTCTGGGACAAACCCGCGGCCGCGTGCCTCTCGAGCCGCCTACCCTACGGCACGCGAGTGACGCGCGAGCGCCTCGAGCAGATCGCCACGTTCGAGGCGAGCCTCCGAGCGCTCGGTCTCCGTCAGGTGCGCGTGCGCTGGCACGGCCTCCCGGACGATCGCGGCGCCTTCGCGCGAGTCGAGGTCGAGAAGAGCGAGCTCGCGGCGGCGTTCGAGCAGCGCGAGGCGATCGTCGAGGCCGGCAAACGCGCGGGCTTCGTCTACGTGACGCTCGACCTCGAGGGCTACCGGGTGGGCAGCCACAACGCCGTGCTCGCGGGACGAAGCCTCCGCGTGCTCGCCTGA
- a CDS encoding tetratricopeptide repeat protein: protein MPRKNEPPKQTPPTAEIIRVQFGKGGGRVREGEPEPRQSRQESPPSELHETAHGTEPLADVFTAREVEKLLGLEPRFLRSLDRNGIVSPSGVRGRARAYTFQDLIALRATTELLRSHVTIRDVAKAIGALRNTLPRVTRPLQELRIVSDGARVVVRSDGGAFEPVTGQMILDFQVNALRDDVVRVLRPETAKSRSRTAYDLYVRASALDEDPRSYDEAEALYKKAIELDPKLSIAYTNLGNIRFRRGDEAGAEQLYRKALELDERQPEAHYNLGYVMLERGHAARAVPYFQRAIQADPKFSDAHFNLAMALESMSESGRAKTHWRRYLELEPSGPWADVARDHLRRRGDP from the coding sequence ATGCCCCGCAAGAACGAACCTCCGAAGCAGACGCCGCCGACGGCCGAGATCATCCGAGTGCAGTTCGGCAAGGGTGGTGGCCGCGTCCGCGAGGGCGAGCCCGAGCCGCGACAGTCGCGACAGGAGAGCCCCCCGAGCGAGCTCCACGAGACCGCCCACGGGACCGAGCCCCTCGCCGACGTGTTCACGGCGCGCGAGGTCGAGAAGCTGCTCGGGCTCGAGCCGAGGTTTCTCCGCTCGCTCGACCGCAACGGGATCGTGTCGCCCTCCGGCGTGCGAGGGCGGGCGCGCGCCTACACCTTCCAGGATCTCATCGCCCTGCGAGCCACGACGGAGCTGCTGCGAAGCCACGTCACGATCCGGGACGTCGCCAAGGCGATCGGGGCGCTGCGGAACACCTTGCCGAGGGTGACGCGTCCCCTCCAAGAGCTCCGCATCGTGAGCGACGGAGCGCGGGTCGTCGTGCGCTCCGATGGGGGCGCGTTCGAGCCGGTCACCGGCCAAATGATCCTCGATTTCCAGGTCAACGCGCTCCGCGACGACGTGGTCCGCGTGCTGCGCCCCGAGACGGCGAAGAGCCGATCGCGCACGGCCTACGATCTCTACGTCCGCGCGAGCGCGCTCGACGAGGACCCGCGCTCGTACGACGAGGCCGAAGCGCTCTACAAGAAGGCCATCGAGCTCGATCCGAAGCTCTCCATCGCCTACACGAACCTCGGCAACATTCGCTTCCGGCGCGGCGACGAGGCCGGCGCGGAGCAGCTCTACCGGAAGGCCCTCGAGCTCGACGAGCGCCAGCCCGAGGCCCACTACAACCTCGGCTACGTGATGCTCGAGCGTGGCCACGCCGCGCGCGCCGTGCCGTATTTTCAGCGCGCGATCCAGGCCGATCCGAAGTTTTCGGACGCGCACTTCAACCTCGCCATGGCGCTCGAGAGCATGAGCGAGAGCGGACGCGCGAAGACACACTGGCGCCGCTACCTCGAGCTCGAGCCGTCCGGCCCGTGGGCCGACGTCGCGCGGGATCACCTGCGCCGACGTGGCGATCCCTGA